Part of the Prevotella communis genome is shown below.
TTTCTCATAATTATTTATTATCTTTGCAATCGAATTATTGACTAACCAATGCATATGTCATTAAAGAGATTGAAAAAATTTGCCGTCATGGCTATTGCTTCACTTGCCGTGTTGCCTGCTGCTGGTCAGGATCTTCTGGCCAACCAAGCACCTATTGACCGCAAGATGAAAGTCGTAGACTCATTGATGCTACAACAACTGATTACAAACGAGGTATGGGAATCACCTGCCGCCGAATTATATGAAGACTGGGACAATATCTATGCTCACAAGGCTACGTCATTGCCCGACTCTTTTACTGTCAACCTACGTGATTTCTGCATGCCCACCACCAGCCGTCTGGTAACCTCAAACTTTGGTGCCCGCTGGGGCCGTCAGCACAAAGGCCTCGACATCAAGGTTTATATTGGTGATACCATCCGTGCTGCCTTCAATGGTAAAGTACGTATCGTCAGGAACGAAGGAGCCCGCAAGGGTTATGGTAAGTATATCGTCATCCGTCACAACAACGGACTGGAGACCATCTACGGTCACCTGTCTGCATGGCTTGTAAGCGAGAACCAGGAAGTTCGCGCCGGCGATCCTATCGCCCTCGGTGGTAACACTGGCCGCAGCACCGGTTCACACCTGCACTTCGAGACCCGTCTCTGTGGTGTTGCCCTGAACCCTGCCGTGATGTTCGACTTCAAGAACCAGGACGTCGTAGGCGACACATGGACCTTCAACCGCTCTACCTACAACCGTGAGTCAGCAGAGGCAACCCGTCTGCGCGGTACAGGTGGCGTCTATCGTGGTGGTGACGGGCTGAACTACGCAGAGGTTCCCACCAGCAGGTCACAGGCTAGCAGCAGCAATGTACGCTACCACAAGGTGAAGAGCGGCGAGACCCTCTCAGCCATTGCCCGCAAGCACCACACCACTGTTTCGGCCCTGTGTAACCTGAATCGCATCAAGAAGACGGTAACACTCCGTCCTGGTCAGATTCTGAAATACAACTAAACATCTTATCACACCATAAAAAAAAGGCTTTAGGCGAAAACCTAAAGTCTTTTTGTGTGTTCTGATGCTTCCCCTACAGACTTTCCACAAAGGCGCGGGTTGTCTGGAACGAGTGCTCTGCCACGGTATCCCAGAAATTATGATACTGTGAGGCATCGGTGTCGCGCAGGGGGATGTCGCTGATCACGCGGAACGAGATAAACGGCACCTTATTAATATAACAGGTCTGTGCAATGGCACATGATTCCATGTCAACCGCCTTCGCCTCCGGGAAATGACCGATAATCTCGCGCATCTTCTCCTTGGAGTCCACAAACCAGTCGCCAGTGACAATCAGTCCCTGATGAAGCTTGATGCCTGATGTCTGAATGCAGAGTGCCTTACGCAGCAGTTCCGGGTCGGCCTGATAGCGTGCGGGAAGTCCCTGCACCTGTCCATAGACGGTTGTATCGTCAATAGCCTTTCCACAGTAGACATCATGATAACAGAGTTCCTTACTGATGATGATATCCTGAACATTGACATCGTCACCATTACCGCCGGCACAGCCGCTGGAGATAATGCAGTCAGGATGAAACTCATTGATCATACGCTGGGCCCCCAGTGCCGCATTCACCTTGCCGATACCACATTTCTGTACCAGCACATCACTATTCCTAAAGACTTCCTGAAGCTGTTTCAGCTCCTTGTCCATTGCCACAATGATTCCTATTTTCATATCCGTAGTTTTATTTGTCTGACTGCAAAGGTACGATTTATTTTTGGGAATATGAAGAAAATGGTGTAATTTTGCACGTTGAAACTAAATCATGACGGAATGGAACCAATTAATGACTTCTTCTCGTTTCTCAGTTCCCTGCTTTGGGGCTGGCCCATGGTGATTCTCCTTCTGGGCACGCATGTCTTCCTGACTTTCCGTCTGGGCATCCCCCAGCGTAAGCTACTCACAGGCATCCGTCTCTCGGTCAGGAAAGACCCGGGAGCCAAAGGCGATGTCAGTCAGTTCGGTGCCCTGGCCACGGCCCTGGCAGCCACCATCGGAACGGGAAATATCGTCGGTGTGGCTACCGCAGTAGCCCTGGGCGGCCCCGGTGCCGTACTGTGGTGCTGGCTCACAGGTATCTTTGGCATGTCCACCAAATACGCCGAAGGACTGCTGGCCGTGAAATACCGCGTAAAGGGAAGCGACGGTCATACCTACGGCGGTCCGATGTATGCCCTGGAGCGCGGGCTGAACATGAAATGGCTCGCCATCCTCTTCGCCATCTTCACGGCACTGGCCTCGTTTGGTATCGGTTGTACGGTACAGGCCAACTCCATCGCGTTGCTAGCCAGTGAGACATTTGCCATCCCCACCTGGGTCGTCGGCCTTTTCATCTGCATCCTCACGGCATCCGTCATCCTTGGCGGTGTGAAGGCCATAGCCCGTGTATGCACGGTATTCGTACCCTTCATGGCAGCCCTGTATGTCATTGGCTGTATCGTCATTCTCATCATGAACAGCAGTTATGTATGGCCAGCCATAGAACTCATCGTACAGTCGGCCTTCAACCCCTCAGCAGCCGGTGGCGGTTTTGTAGGAGCCACGGTGATG
Proteins encoded:
- a CDS encoding M23 family metallopeptidase, with translation MSLKRLKKFAVMAIASLAVLPAAGQDLLANQAPIDRKMKVVDSLMLQQLITNEVWESPAAELYEDWDNIYAHKATSLPDSFTVNLRDFCMPTTSRLVTSNFGARWGRQHKGLDIKVYIGDTIRAAFNGKVRIVRNEGARKGYGKYIVIRHNNGLETIYGHLSAWLVSENQEVRAGDPIALGGNTGRSTGSHLHFETRLCGVALNPAVMFDFKNQDVVGDTWTFNRSTYNRESAEATRLRGTGGVYRGGDGLNYAEVPTSRSQASSSNVRYHKVKSGETLSAIARKHHTTVSALCNLNRIKKTVTLRPGQILKYN
- the mtnN gene encoding 5'-methylthioadenosine/S-adenosylhomocysteine nucleosidase codes for the protein MKIGIIVAMDKELKQLQEVFRNSDVLVQKCGIGKVNAALGAQRMINEFHPDCIISSGCAGGNGDDVNVQDIIISKELCYHDVYCGKAIDDTTVYGQVQGLPARYQADPELLRKALCIQTSGIKLHQGLIVTGDWFVDSKEKMREIIGHFPEAKAVDMESCAIAQTCYINKVPFISFRVISDIPLRDTDASQYHNFWDTVAEHSFQTTRAFVESL
- a CDS encoding alanine/glycine:cation symporter family protein, coding for MEPINDFFSFLSSLLWGWPMVILLLGTHVFLTFRLGIPQRKLLTGIRLSVRKDPGAKGDVSQFGALATALAATIGTGNIVGVATAVALGGPGAVLWCWLTGIFGMSTKYAEGLLAVKYRVKGSDGHTYGGPMYALERGLNMKWLAILFAIFTALASFGIGCTVQANSIALLASETFAIPTWVVGLFICILTASVILGGVKAIARVCTVFVPFMAALYVIGCIVILIMNSSYVWPAIELIVQSAFNPSAAGGGFVGATVMMAARYGIARGLFSNESGMGSAPIVAAAAQTRNPVRQALVSSTGTFWDTVVICALTGLVLVSSILAYPDISYSDGAALTKVAFSKIPYVGAPLLTFGILTFAFSTILGWSYYGECAVNYIEARRTNRFYRILYIVALFFGSIISLDIIWNIADCMNALMTIPNLVALILLSGVAARETRKYLWGNRLDEEMEE